GCGACCCACGCCATTCTCTCCGGCGCCGCGATCGACAACATCGAAGGCTCCGACCTCGATGAACTGGTCGTGACCGATACCATCCCGCTCAAACCGGAAGCCGAGCAATGCAGCCGCATTCGCGTGCTCTCCGTGGCCGGGATGCTGGCCGAGACGATTCGCCGTATCCATACGGACGAATCCGTCAGTTCGCTCTACAACGACTGACCCCACCTGCCGCCCAAATACTGGATTTGGGCACCATGATCCTTTATAATTCCGCGCCTTGGTTTTTCGCCTCGAAATAACGCGAGCCAAGGTTGGGCCTGCTTGGTCGCGAGCGGCCCTCAACGTCCGCGGGTTGATTCCCCGAGGGACGAATCATCATTATTTGGAGTTATCTCATGTCTCAAGAAACTTTTGCACTCGACGCCGTGCGTCGTGACGATCAGGGGAAAGGTGCGAGCCGCCGCCTGCGTCGCGCTGGCAGCATCCCGGCCATCGTATACGGTGGTGAAGAAGCCCCCGTAGCGGTCACCATCAGCCACAACGAAATCCTCAAGCACCTCGAGCACGAAGCCTTCTATTCGCACGTGCTCGATCTGTCGATCGATGGTGCCGTGACCAAGGTCATCCTGCGCGACCTGCACCGCCACCCGTACAAGCCGACGATCCTGCATGCCGATTTCCAGCGCGTTTCCGCCACGCAATCACTGCGCGTCAGCGTCCCGCTGCACTTCGTGAACAAGGACACCTCTGTCGGCGCGAAATCCGGTGGCGTGGTCAACGTGATCCTGACGGAAGTTGAAGTCGATTGCACCGCTGCCAACCTGCCGGAATTCATCGAAGTCGACATGAAGAACCTTGACGTCAACGAATCCATTCACCTGAGTCAGATCGTTCTGCCGGCCGGTGTGAAGATTCATGCACTGGCCCTGGGCGCCGACCACGACGTACCCGTGGTTGCCATTCATCCGTCCAAGCTGGACAAGTCCATCGAACCGGAACCGGAAGCCTAATCATACCGGTCAACCGTAGAGCCCGGTGCTATTGCCCGGGCCCTGCAACACCGACATCAACCCCGTCCGCCCTACATTCAACTACATGAATGATGCGCGGCGGGGTTTTTTGCATTCATTGCCGGGCGGCGATACACGCACCGACATACCTAAATACCGTCCACAGACGTATCCGACATGCAGGATAAACGCATATAGCGGATAATTCCCGGAGTATCAGTCTTACTCAGGCGGTACCTGTCATCACGGAGAACCCGCCACGGCGGAACCTTTATAATTACTGACTCACACCACGTTATGCATATTCAACTCGTTGTCGGCCTGGGCAACCCGGGCAGCAAATACGAAGACACGCGACACAATGCGGGCTTCTGGTTCGTGGACGAACTCTGTCGCCAAATGAACGGCCATTTTGCCCACGAAAGCAAATTCCATGGCGATCTGGCACGGGTAAGCTACCGATCCGCCGACCGTCGGATGCTCAAACCGCAGACCTTCATGAATCTTTCCGGCAAGTCGGTGGCCGCACTGGCCAATTTCTACAAGATACCCCCCGAGGAAATACTTGTCGTCCATGACGAACTGGATCTCCCCCCCGGCAAGATGAAACTCAAGCAAGGCGGTGGCCATGGTGGACACAATGGCCTCAAGGACATTCAGGCGCAGTTGGGTAGTGCCAATTTCTGGCGCCTGCGTCTGGGCATCGGTCATCCGGGACATCGGGATCTGGTCGTCGGATTCGTTCTGACCAAACCACCGGCCAGCGAGCGTAAACTGATCGATGCGACCATCGATCACGCCCTACGGGAATATCCCAGTCTTCTGGAAGGGGGAGATCAACTGGCCATGCAGGCAGTCAACAGTTTTACAGCCCCCTGAAGGAACGCATTCGCCCCTTGGCGCAACCAGCCATGCGGATAACCCGTACTTCGCGTACCATACGCCCCCAAATTGCTCAATTCATGTCTTTAGGAGACACAGTCCATGGGTTTCAACTGCGGTATCGTCGGCCTGCCCAACGTCGGTAAATCCACCTTGTTCAATGCGCTGACCAAGGCCAATATTCAGGCCGAGAACTATCCGTTCTGCACCATCGAACCCAATGTCGGCATCGTGGGCATGCCCGATCCCCGGCTCGATCAACTGGCAGAAATCGTGAAACCCGAGCGTGTCGTACCGACCACCATGGAGTTCGTGGACATCGCCGGTCTCGTCAAGGGCGCCTCCAAGGGCGAAGGACTTGGAAACCAATTCCTGACCAACATCCGCGAAACCGACGCGATTGCCCAGGTGGTGCGCTGCTTCGAGAACGACGACATCATTCACGTGGCCGGCAAGGTCGACCCGCTGGCGGACATCGAAATCATCAACACGGAACTGGTCCTGTCCGATCTCGATTCCGTCACCCGGAACCTGGAACGCGCCGTCAAGGCCAGCAAATCCGGCGTCAACAAGGAAGCCATCGCGCGCAAGGAAGTGCTCGAGAAAATCCAGGTCGGTCTGAACGACGTCAAGCCGATCCGGGCATTAGGCCTTTCCGCCGACGAACTGGCCGTCGTACGCGATCTTCAGCTCCTGACCGCCAAACCGATCATGTATATCGCCAACGTCAATGAAGACGGCTTCACCAACAATCCCTATCTCGAAGCGGTGCAGAAGCATGCGGCTGCCGAAGGCGCCCCCGTCGTGCCCGTGTGTGCGACGATTGAAGCGGAAATCATGCAGTTGGACGACAGCGAGCGGGATGAGTTTCTGTCAGAGATGGGCCTGGAAGAGCCCGGTCTGAACCGGGTGATTCGCGCAGGCTACCAGTTGCTCGGCCTGCAGACCTATTTCACGGCAGGCGTGAAGGAAGTCCGTGCCTGGACCATCCATAAAGGCGACACCGCCCCCCAGGCGGCCGGCGTCATCCACACGGACTTCGAACGCGGATTCATCCGGGCGCAGACGATCGCCTTCGACGACTTCATCCAGTACAAAGGGGAAGCCGGCGCCAAGGAAGCGGGCAAGATGCGTGCGGAAGGCAAGGAATATGTCGTCAAGGATGGGGACGTCCTGAACTTCCTCTTCAACGTCTAAGCCGACAGGGCAACGCTCGAAGGACCGTCCTGGCGTGCCCCGCTCCCACAGCGGGGCATGCCGCCCCTAAACCACCTCCTTAACCCGTCTGGGTCACCTGGAACTGCCCCACGAGCTGATGCAGCTTGTTCGCGGTATGCCGCACCTGTTCCGTGCTGGACTGTAGCCCGCTGATCGACGCGTTCATCTCGGTCGTAATCACGGATACGTCGCGAATCGTCGTACTGTACTGCTTGCTGCCGGAATCGATACGCTTGATGCTGTCGAACATACTCTGCACGATGTCGTGCAATTCGGAATTGCCGGATGAAGCCTCCTCTGCCAGACGCAGACTCTGATCGACCCCGCCGACGCCCTTCTGCATGAAGGCGACGGCCTGTTGCGTTTCCTTCTGGATGCGCTCGATCATCTCGCGAATATCATGCGTTGCCGTTGCCGTTCGGGATGCGAGATCCCGCACCTCCGCCGCAACCACGGAGAAGCCACGGCCATGCTCTCCGGCCCGTGCCGCTTCGATGGCCGCATTGAGCGCCAGCAGATTGGTCTGATCGGCGATCTCTGCGATCACCTGCACGATGTTGCCAATCTCGGCGGTCCGATTATCCAGCGAATGAACCGTACGCGCCGAGGTATCCACCACATCCCGGATGGCCTGCGTCCCTGCCCGAACGGACTCGAACTGAATCTTTGCATCGGAAACCACCTGATCGAGTGCCTGTTTCATCTGCTCGGCCGTCATGGCGGATTGCTCGATTTCCTTGAGCTGCGTCTCGACAAGCACCAGCATTTCCCGGGCGGCATCCGATACGGCATTGGAAATCTTCAATACATCGCCATTCCGCGACAGCATTTGCTCGTTG
The Halothiobacillus diazotrophicus DNA segment above includes these coding regions:
- a CDS encoding 50S ribosomal protein L25/general stress protein Ctc; this encodes MSQETFALDAVRRDDQGKGASRRLRRAGSIPAIVYGGEEAPVAVTISHNEILKHLEHEAFYSHVLDLSIDGAVTKVILRDLHRHPYKPTILHADFQRVSATQSLRVSVPLHFVNKDTSVGAKSGGVVNVILTEVEVDCTAANLPEFIEVDMKNLDVNESIHLSQIVLPAGVKIHALALGADHDVPVVAIHPSKLDKSIEPEPEA
- the ychF gene encoding redox-regulated ATPase YchF, producing the protein MGFNCGIVGLPNVGKSTLFNALTKANIQAENYPFCTIEPNVGIVGMPDPRLDQLAEIVKPERVVPTTMEFVDIAGLVKGASKGEGLGNQFLTNIRETDAIAQVVRCFENDDIIHVAGKVDPLADIEIINTELVLSDLDSVTRNLERAVKASKSGVNKEAIARKEVLEKIQVGLNDVKPIRALGLSADELAVVRDLQLLTAKPIMYIANVNEDGFTNNPYLEAVQKHAAAEGAPVVPVCATIEAEIMQLDDSERDEFLSEMGLEEPGLNRVIRAGYQLLGLQTYFTAGVKEVRAWTIHKGDTAPQAAGVIHTDFERGFIRAQTIAFDDFIQYKGEAGAKEAGKMRAEGKEYVVKDGDVLNFLFNV
- the pth gene encoding aminoacyl-tRNA hydrolase, which produces MHIQLVVGLGNPGSKYEDTRHNAGFWFVDELCRQMNGHFAHESKFHGDLARVSYRSADRRMLKPQTFMNLSGKSVAALANFYKIPPEEILVVHDELDLPPGKMKLKQGGGHGGHNGLKDIQAQLGSANFWRLRLGIGHPGHRDLVVGFVLTKPPASERKLIDATIDHALREYPSLLEGGDQLAMQAVNSFTAP